The following coding sequences lie in one Cinclus cinclus chromosome 15, bCinCin1.1, whole genome shotgun sequence genomic window:
- the EDA2R gene encoding tumor necrosis factor receptor superfamily member 27 — protein sequence MACQESEYLDDQKKCVPCRKCMPGQELSKDCGDGSGGDAQCVACPPRKFKDRWGHHGCKPCLSCALINRLQKSNCTATADAVCGECLPGFYRKARISGQLEWECIPCTKQTPSSEPQCRSRTSLVKVAVPTVPPQDTALLALTSSALVIIVLVLLALSIIYCKRFWKSQCQRVFLRTQNFSGQRATFPTAAAPGRFLCEEQMSGPCCLGVKNLSPCYRQAEGPVEAVQFISDGEAVGLQLPSLQPEMDLSPPVAVSTASKAQLGRSLLESQPLIRASGHSDCLDGVLPPPTPRQGRPGTVEALAPLSSCASEMQHKWPHAPVECTELDLQKFSSQAEFVGGERLEDAASRAMKRSPAESGGVVQEGAHHLPTAEVPPGEQAVDDAQSLVTQISSMAKGLPIAELPHSLVRSLAFLLDPFLNGVKNFSHVALELGLMPQLLGRISGFEQLVAHFSYAGGAVTVPLLAQALQRLQRFDALLLLCDHFTPSPAPDRQR from the exons ATGGCCTGCCAAGAGAGTGAGTACCTGGATGACCAGAAGAAATGTGTCCCCTGCAGAAAGTGCATGCCTGGGCAGGAACTTTCCAAG GACTGCGGTGACGGCAGCGGCGGGGACGCGCAGTGCGTGGCCTGCCCTCCCAGGAAGTTCAAGGACCGCTGGGGACACCATGGCTGCAAGCCCTGCCTGTCCTGTGCCCTCATCAATCGCCTCCAGAAGTCCAACTGCACCGCGACGGCTGACGCGGTCTGCGGGGAGTGCCTGCCAGG GTTTTACCGGAAGGCTCGGATCAGCGGGCAGCTGGAGTGGGAGTGCATTCCCTGCACCAAGCAGACACCATCCTCTGAGCCACAGT GTCGGTCCAGAACAAGCCTGGTGAAGGTCGCTGTCCCTACTGTACCACCACAGGACACAGCCCTTCTTGCACTgaccagcagtgccctggtCATCATTGTCCTGGTGCTTCTGGCACTTTCCATCATTTACTGCAAGCGATTCTGGAAAAGCCAGTGCCAGAGAG TCTTCCTGAGGACTCAGAACTTCTCAGGCCAGCGAGCAACGTTCCCAACCGCAGCAGCACCTGGCCGGttcctgtgtgaggagcagATGTCTGGACCCTGCTGCCTGGGTGTGAAGAATTTGAGCCCTTGCTACAGGCAGGCAGAAG GCCCCGTGGAAGCAGTGCAGTTCATTTCGGATGGGGAAGCCGTGGGTCTCCAGCTCCCCTCTCTCCAGCCAGAGATGGACTTGTCACCACCCGTTGCAGTCAGCACTGCCTCCAAGgcccagctgggcaggagcctCCTGGAAAGCCAGCCCCTCATCCGAGCTTCAGGCCACAGTGACTGCCTGGATGGGGTCCTgccaccccccacccccaggcagggcaggccGGGTACGGTGGAGGCCCTGGCCCCCCTCTCCTCCTGTGCCTCCGAGATGCAGCACAAGTGGCCACATGCACCTGTGGAGTGCACTGAGCTGGACCTCCAGAAGTTCTCCAGCCAGGCTGAGTTTGTGGGTGGTGAGCGGCTGGAGGATGCTGCGAGCCGGGCCATGAAGAGGAGTCCAGCAGAGAGCGGTGGGGTGGTGCAGGAGGGAGCTCATCACTTGCCCACCGCTGAAGTCCCACCTGGGGAGCAGGCG GTGGATGATGCCCAGAGTCTCGTGACTCAGATCAGCAGCATGGCCAAAG GTCTCCCAATAGCAGAGCTGCCCCATTCCTTGGTGCGGTCACTTGCATTCTTGTTGGACCCTTTCTTGAACGGTGTGAAGAACTTCAGCCACGtggccctggagctggggctcaTGCCCCAGTTACTGGGACGGATTTCGGGGTTTGAGCAGCTGGTGGCACACTTCAGCTACGCGGGAGGTGCGGTCACTGTCCCTCTGCTGGCGCAGGCGCTGCAGCGGCTCCAGCGCTTCGACGCCTTGCTCCTGCTCTGCGACCACTTCACACCCAGCCCCGCGCCTGACCGCCAGCGCTAG